Genomic window (Polaromonas sp. JS666):
CGTCGACCTTTTGCAAGGTTGCTTCACTCATATTGTTCGTCTTGGTGACCGAGCGGCCCAAAAACACTTCGCCTTCGTTCTCGGCATACACCATGGGGCCCAGGGCCTCGGTCATGCCGTAGCGCGTGACCATATCGCGGGCCAGCGCGGTGGCGCGTTCGAAGTCGTTGCTCGCGCCGGTTGTCATCTGGTTCATGAAGACTTCTTCGGCAATACGGCCGCCAAACAGCATGCTGATCTGGCTGAGCATGTACTCGCGGTCATAGCTGTAGCGGTCTTGTGCCGGCAGGCTCATGGTCACGCCCAGCGCGCGGCCACGTGGAATGATGGTGACCTTGTGCACCGGATCACACTTAGGCAGCAGCTTGCCGAGCAGCGCGTGACCGGACTCGTGGTACGCGGTGTTGCGACGCTCTTCTTCGGGCATCACCATGCTCTTGCGCTCAGGGCCCATCAGGATTTTGTCTTTGGCTTTTTCGAAGTCCTGCATTTCCACAGTGCGCGCATTGCGGCGCGCCGCCATGAGGGCGGCTTCATTGCAGAGGTTGGCCAGGTCGGCACCCGACATGCCGGGGGTGCCGCGGGCAATCACGCTGGCGTTCACGTCCTGGCCAAGCGGGACCTTGCGCATGTGCACATTCAGGATCTGCTCGCGACCACGGATATCGGGCAGCGTGACATACACCTGGCGGTCAAAACGGCCGGGGCGCAGCAAGGCGGCATCCAGAATGTCGGGGCGGTTGGTGGCGGCCACCACGATCACGCCCACATTGGTTTCAAAGCCGTCCATCTCGACCAGCATCTGATTCAGCGTCTGCTCGCGTTCGTCGTTACCGCCGCCCAGACCGGCGCCGCGCTGGCGGCCGACCGCGTCGATTTCATCGATGAAGATGATGCAGGGGGCGTTTTTTTTGGCATTCTCGAACATGTCGCGCACGCGGGCCGCGCCCACGCCGACGAACATTTCGACGAAATCAGAGCCGGAAATCGAGAAAAACGGTACTTTGGCTTCACCGGCAATGCCTTTGGCGAGCAGGGTTTTACCGGTCCCCGGAGGGCCGACCAGCAGCAACCCGCGCGGAATGCGGCCACCCAGCTTCTGGAATTTTTGCGGATCTTTCAGGAAATCAACGACTTCCTTGACCTCTTCCTTGGCTTCGTCGCAGCCGGCCACATCGGCAAAGGTCACGGGATTGGTGGACTCGTCGAGCATGCGGGCCTTGGACTTGCCAAAGCTGAACGCACCACCCTTGCCGCCGCCCTGCATTTGCCGCATGAAGTACACCCAGACACCAATCAGCAGCAGCATCGGGCCCCAGCTGACCAGCAACGTCATGAGCAGGGAGCCT
Coding sequences:
- the ftsH gene encoding ATP-dependent zinc metalloprotease FtsH; the protein is MNNQWFSKIAIWLVIAMVLFTVFKQFDTRGGAGSNYLGYSEFLEEVRSKRIKTATIAEGQGGTEISATTTDDRKVRTTATYLDRGLVGDLIANDVKFDVKPREEGSLLMTLLVSWGPMLLLIGVWVYFMRQMQGGGKGGAFSFGKSKARMLDESTNPVTFADVAGCDEAKEEVKEVVDFLKDPQKFQKLGGRIPRGLLLVGPPGTGKTLLAKGIAGEAKVPFFSISGSDFVEMFVGVGAARVRDMFENAKKNAPCIIFIDEIDAVGRQRGAGLGGGNDEREQTLNQMLVEMDGFETNVGVIVVAATNRPDILDAALLRPGRFDRQVYVTLPDIRGREQILNVHMRKVPLGQDVNASVIARGTPGMSGADLANLCNEAALMAARRNARTVEMQDFEKAKDKILMGPERKSMVMPEEERRNTAYHESGHALLGKLLPKCDPVHKVTIIPRGRALGVTMSLPAQDRYSYDREYMLSQISMLFGGRIAEEVFMNQMTTGASNDFERATALARDMVTRYGMTEALGPMVYAENEGEVFLGRSVTKTNNMSEATLQKVDGEVRRIIDQQYAQARKLIEDNKDKIHAMAKALLEWETIDGEQLDDIIAGKEPRPPKDWTPRNSSVGGGGGPSGGTPAVSTDPAPTVA